ttgtggtgatttgattggccattttgCATATAAAGCATTAGTTCGACAACTGGTGCCAAAGtcacgactggtacatctagcctatataGGAAATTATTGTTGATTCCACATTTCTGGATTAATAATTGAATAAAACCAATCTTGTGAATAATACTACGAAGAGATTCAGACCAAATTCgaaatacatttattttttatttattcaaacacGATCTAATTGAGATGTTTACTCTCATTATTCATAAGTCTCACCAGATTTCATTGTCAACCATTGTCTGTGTTGGTTGGCTATACTTTCAAAATGTTGtctaaaaaactttgaaacaaATTGAATAGACATTTAGACTAATTTCTTTGCTTCAAAGAAGCTCTTCAGATGTTTCATTTGCCACAGTCCCATAGTTACGAGGACCAGGGTCTGCGCTAGCGACCACCATAGAACCCGCTGGTTTGTGCTGTCGCTTGTTTGGCGAAACCTTTCCTCTCGGTACTGCGAATGAAATTGAAAGGTTTATGACTGTTTGGCGTTCgaatggatttttattagttacCCTCTGATAGTTTTGCTCCTTGGTAATCTGGTCCACCTGATCCAAAAGCTGTCGTATGCGTAGCTGTAGCTCGGTCAGTTTTTCCTTCTGGGCTACGTTGGCGTAATCGATGGCATGTTCGCCGACCTGAATATCCAGATGCACCCGTAATTGAGATCCGCTGAACCAGGCGGTACTGTTCGAGTACATACAAATTATGTGCTCTCCGGGTGTGTGAGATGTGAAGGAAATACGTCCTATATAGTAAAAAATTAATGCAATTAcatcatttgtttgaaaaactacatTAATTCATTGGGAACTCAACATAATGAAAGGCagaagaagtaaaaaaaaattaacataaGGTTGAAATTTAAAATGCTGAAAAATTGCGAGAAACAGATTTGAATGATGGAAGTCAAATTTGACGTTAGCAGGGGCACAAATGCAAACAAATCGAACTCTACTTGCGACTCCTTGTTATTCAATTTTGATGTggatttttgacccttccttcggaagtgtctataatttcattTTGTATGCATTACGCAGGCGTGTAACGTATCAATCTATCAATAAATCTcttaaaaaatgaaataaaatgcatggtatttgaaacaaattcactttaatattgaaaatataattatagcTAATGATTTGATATAAAAATATGCttattattttgatttatttcaaagaaacaatggattttaaataaggaacagatagaagcatgtatcaaaaaaatcttctcagataagcaaaaacgtaaaaatttaaaggaatttctaaaatgtctgagctaaatcggacatgatttaggggtgctcaaaataaataaaaactatttttttctcaCGAtggagaaattattttttagttCTTTGATGGCAAAGGACTCAAAATACATGAAACTTtgataaaaaaatcgactgttttggatgt
The nucleotide sequence above comes from Armigeres subalbatus isolate Guangzhou_Male chromosome 3, GZ_Asu_2, whole genome shotgun sequence. Encoded proteins:
- the LOC134219670 gene encoding transmembrane emp24 domain-containing protein eca, translating into MNWQRCLLLVVVIAVELSSALYFHIGETERKCFIEEIPDETTVIVNYKVELYDPRSGGFMPSSPGIGMHVEVKDPDDKTILSRVYSSEGRISFTSHTPGEHIICMYSNSTAWFSGSQLRVHLDIQVGEHAIDYANVAQKEKLTELQLRIRQLLDQVDQITKEQNYQRYREERFRQTSDSTNQRVLWWSLAQTLVLVTMGLWQMKHLKSFFEAKKLV